The genomic segment CCCGAACACCCCGTCCGCGAGGAGGACTTCATGGACATCTCCAAAGCCATCGCCGAACTCAAGAAACGCCCGGGCTTCACCGAAAACGTGGGCATGGTGCTCGTGCACAACGGCGTGGTGCGCGCCACCCGGCGCGCCGACTCCGCCCCCGTCACCCGTCTTGAAGTCCACCCCGACCAGCGGAAGATCGACGCCATCTGCGCCGAACTTTCCACGCGCCCCGGCATCTTCGCCGTGGAGGCCAAGGCCCTCTCCGGAACCTTCCAGCCCGGCGACGACCTGCTCTACATCATCGTGGCCGGAGACTTCCGCGAGAACGTCCACCCCATGCTCCTGGAGGCCCTCAACCGCATCAAGGCCGAGGCCGTCTCCAAGAGCGAACACGTCCGCGTGGACTGACACCCGCCCGCAGACCCGCCGTCCGGCCGGACCGACCCCGGACCGGACGGCGTCGCCTCCCGACCCCCGGCCCCTTCGCGCCCCGCCTTTTCCCGCCTCCAATTGTTACGATCTCATGACAACCGCCCGGCAACGTGTCATACCGATGCCGGAACGCCATCAGGCGCTCGATAGAATCAAACGCAGCGCGGAGCGCACGATGAACATCCGGCGACTGGGCCGCCTCGACCACGGCGACCCCCTCCACCCCTACCTGCGCGACCACGTACTCCCCCAGTTCGGGGCCTGGCGCGCGGACGCCACTTTCCGCGTCTTCCAGTCCGACTGCTCGCGCGACGTCTACCTCTACGAAGAGGTGCACCACGGCCCGCGCGTGGTCTGCAAGTTCTACCCGCCCAAGCCCGGGCGTCCCGCCTGGCCCAGCCCCGGCGAGACCGAGTACCGCAATCTCGCCCACCTGCGCTCCCTGGGCTTTGACGCCGCGCCACACTACGTGGTGCGCCCCCTGGGCTTCGAACACAGCCTGGGCAACGTGCTCGTCATGGAATGGCTGCACGGCGACACGCTCTGCCGGGTGATCGAAGACGCCATGCACCAGGGACGCCGCGGCCGACTCCACCGCAAGCTCACCGCCCTGGCCTGGTTCCTTGCAAGCCAGCACAACCGCACCGCCGGCGACTGGTACGTGGACTTCGACCACGCCCACGTCTACATGGGCCGCCTCGTCGACTCGCTCATCCACAAACGCGGCATGGGCCAAGACCACTCCCACGAACTCTGGCGACTGCGCGAAGAATGGCGACGCCGCGACGTCATGCGTGAGGACCGCGCCGTCCTCTGCCACGGCGACGCCACGCCCTCCAACTTCCTCTTCGGCCAAGGGCGCGACGTCCTGGCCATCGACCTGGAACGCATGCTCTGGGCCGACCGAGCCTTCGACCTGGGACGCCTCTGCGGCGAACTGGCCCACTTCTTCCACCGAGGCCAGGGAGACCCCGCCCTTGCCGAACCCTTCATCGGCCACTTCCTCTGGGAATACTGCTGCCACTTCCCGGACCGCCACGCAGCCTTCCACGCCATCACCCGGCGCATCCCCTTCTACATGGGCATCACCCTCCTGCGC from the Fundidesulfovibrio magnetotacticus genome contains:
- a CDS encoding molybdenum cofactor biosynthesis protein MoaE — encoded protein: MDISKAIAELKKRPGFTENVGMVLVHNGVVRATRRADSAPVTRLEVHPDQRKIDAICAELSTRPGIFAVEAKALSGTFQPGDDLLYIIVAGDFRENVHPMLLEALNRIKAEAVSKSEHVRVD
- a CDS encoding phosphotransferase family protein, yielding MNIRRLGRLDHGDPLHPYLRDHVLPQFGAWRADATFRVFQSDCSRDVYLYEEVHHGPRVVCKFYPPKPGRPAWPSPGETEYRNLAHLRSLGFDAAPHYVVRPLGFEHSLGNVLVMEWLHGDTLCRVIEDAMHQGRRGRLHRKLTALAWFLASQHNRTAGDWYVDFDHAHVYMGRLVDSLIHKRGMGQDHSHELWRLREEWRRRDVMREDRAVLCHGDATPSNFLFGQGRDVLAIDLERMLWADRAFDLGRLCGELAHFFHRGQGDPALAEPFIGHFLWEYCCHFPDRHAAFHAITRRIPFYMGITLLRIARNSWIDPDYRWRLVRHAQTILGALP